The following are encoded together in the Schistocerca americana isolate TAMUIC-IGC-003095 chromosome 6, iqSchAmer2.1, whole genome shotgun sequence genome:
- the LOC124620122 gene encoding putative odorant receptor 92a, with product MGSDFGEFVTRRDAALPSMRGRSLRRFVLAYLSFGAVAGIGWDVFPLVRYGVCSEGLPFYMALPYSVDQPLAFAATWLFCFCITMHVAVITMVFDSYNVSLLAQLRQQLSVLSGNIRALADEGGRELLSVAYSRQTMKSPTHVKSNHLRHRLRSIIRHHQAIIRNVESLEECLGSMLLGQSLSIGASICFQLFQVATSAESLAEAGKFGCYLSVMLAQLFVYCWFGDDLITEVLNVSYSFFAILRNFKEE from the exons ATGGGCAGCGACTTTGGAGAGTTCGTGACACGACGCGATGCTGCGTTGCCGAGCATGCGCGGTCGCTCGCTGCGGCGATTCGTGCTCGCCTACCTGTCGTTTGGCGCGGTGGCCGGCATCGGCTGGGACGTGTTCCCGCTGGTGCGCTACGGCGTCTGCAGCGAGGGGCTGCCCTTCTACATGGCGCTGCCCTACAGCGTCGACCAGCCACTTGCCTTCGCCGCCACGTGGCTCTTCTGTTTCTGCATAACAATGCACGTTGCCGTGATCACCATGGTATTCGACTCCTACAACGTCAGCCTCTTGGCTCAGCTGCGCCAGCAGCTGAGTGTGCTGTCCGGCAACATCCGTGCTCTGGCGGACGAGGGAGGTCGCGAGTTGTTGTCTGTCGCGTACTCCAGACAGACCATGAAGTCGCCAACACATGTCAAAAGCAATCATTTACGTCATCGTCTGCGGAGCATCATTCGCCACCACCAAGCTATCATCAG GAACGTTGAGTCGCTGGAGGAGTGCTTGGGAAGCATGCTGTTAGGGCAAAGCCTGTCCATCGGGGCCTCCATCTGCTTCCAGCTGTTCCAGGTTGCCACG AGTGCTGAAAGCCTGGCAGAGGCCGGCAAGTTCGGCTGCTACCTGTCCGTCATGCTGGCTCAGCTCTTCGTCTACTGCTGGTTCGGAGACGACCTCATCACAGAG